A genomic stretch from Candidatus Woesearchaeota archaeon includes:
- a CDS encoding glycosyltransferase family 4 protein: protein MRILYVLSKAVPNTGNYITAHRIAQLLEQKKHVVKIMSFQDDVTPEKTILSFKPDIIHTFHAYYGYDVIVLASKFKIPLVLTITGTDVNSDLQKPERRGKVLYCLKHAKTITIFHQDMKRFLPKSIKNIVVVPQSVHLRKCKKVCDNSFRILLVSNIRPVKNNLFPIKPCESLRKQIPNLKLHFVGKVLDQEYFKKFKQITTGKRWITYYGEVPHHEIYRYYTCVDVALNTSLSEGGMANTLLEAMYLKIPVIASSITGNKTIVKNHKTGLLYADENGFKKALLCLYHNPQLKEKLTGAAYEQVINQFSPQKECEGYLGVYNQLIT, encoded by the coding sequence ATGAGAATATTATATGTTTTAAGTAAAGCTGTACCAAATACCGGTAATTACATTACTGCTCATCGGATAGCTCAGCTTCTCGAACAGAAAAAACATGTTGTCAAGATTATGTCTTTTCAAGATGATGTTACACCAGAAAAAACTATTCTCTCTTTTAAACCTGATATTATTCATACGTTTCATGCCTATTATGGCTATGATGTTATTGTTCTAGCTTCAAAATTCAAGATTCCTCTGGTATTAACCATAACGGGAACTGATGTCAATAGTGATCTGCAGAAACCAGAACGAAGAGGAAAGGTACTTTATTGCCTAAAACATGCAAAAACTATAACTATTTTTCACCAAGATATGAAAAGATTTCTACCCAAATCTATTAAAAATATCGTTGTTGTTCCTCAATCAGTCCATCTCAGGAAATGCAAAAAAGTTTGTGATAATAGTTTTCGTATTCTATTAGTTTCAAACATTCGACCTGTTAAAAATAATCTTTTTCCTATTAAACCTTGCGAATCTTTGCGAAAGCAGATTCCAAATTTAAAATTACATTTTGTTGGGAAAGTATTGGATCAGGAATATTTTAAGAAATTTAAACAAATAACTACCGGAAAAAGATGGATAACCTATTATGGTGAAGTTCCTCATCATGAAATTTACAGGTATTATACTTGCGTCGATGTTGCTTTGAATACTTCTTTATCTGAAGGTGGCATGGCAAATACTTTGTTGGAAGCAATGTATTTGAAAATACCAGTTATCGCTTCTTCAATAACGGGAAATAAAACCATAGTAAAAAATCATAAAACTGGATTATTATATGCTGATGAAAATGGTTTTAAAAAAGCTCTTTTGTGCTTATATCATAATCCCCAATTGAAAGAAAAGCTTACTGGTGCAGCTTATGAACAAGTCATTAATCAATTTAGTCCTCAAAAAGAATGTGAAGGGTATTTGGGAGTGTATAATCAGCTTATCACCTAG
- a CDS encoding valine--tRNA ligase — MALSDNYDFTLEEKKWQAYWENNKVYQFDPNKEGELYTIDTPPPTVSGAMHIGHAFSYSQQDFIARFQRMSGKNVFYPFGTDDNGLATERLIEKIKKVNSKKMKRSDFIKLCLDTLKEIRPAFIQDWKNMAISCDYKLCYSTIDDNSRKISQKSFVELYNTGLIYKKKAPIIICPQCQTAIAQVEMEDAEQQSFLNYIEAEAEDGEKMVFATTRPELIYACVGMSVHPEDPRYKHLIGKKITLPLTKKQVELIQDEKTIPEFGTGVVYYCTYGGLDCVEWMARHPGVKPIHIMDVSGRYNELAGHYKGMTSKEARKQVVEDLKKIGALKEQKPLKHTVNVHERCGTDIEYVASEQWFVKYLDLREKFLKDGDKLHWYPDHMKHRLFNWIKGLNWDWCISRQRHFGIPIPVWYCKKCNAMHLPDEKQLPVDPTESMPRKPCKCGSKEFKPETDVLDTWATSSLTPQLAQQFFEKHPIKSKLFPMNLRPQAHDIINFWLFYTLVKSQLHYQVNPWHDVMISGFALDPHGKKMSKSKGNVIEPQAMTGKYGADCLRFWAAGSKLGDDLPFQEKDLITGKKMVTKLWNASKFCMMHLQDYNGEKEELKLIDKWLLTKTEKMIKRCTDAFNKYEYAQTKAEVEKFFWQIMCDNYVEIVKDRLYNPDKRGHEARVASQYVLYHGLLTTLKLLAPIMPHITEAVYQGYFAEKEKYKSIHNSSWPSHNKKEEDNKAEFFGDIFVAIVGEVRKIKSENNVSLKHEVKMLTIECEKDVKKALEAELDDLEACLNIKKVNFGKATRQVADNVKISVEMYLKTNSVQAAQFQQQP, encoded by the coding sequence ATGGCACTATCTGACAACTATGATTTTACCCTAGAAGAAAAGAAATGGCAGGCATATTGGGAAAATAACAAAGTTTACCAATTTGATCCAAACAAAGAAGGAGAACTCTATACTATTGATACACCTCCGCCAACTGTTTCTGGAGCAATGCATATTGGGCATGCATTTTCATATTCCCAGCAGGATTTTATTGCGCGTTTTCAAAGAATGTCAGGCAAAAATGTATTCTATCCTTTTGGCACCGATGATAATGGGTTAGCTACAGAACGTTTAATAGAAAAGATAAAAAAAGTAAACAGCAAAAAGATGAAACGTTCTGATTTCATCAAACTCTGTCTTGACACATTAAAGGAGATACGCCCAGCATTTATTCAGGATTGGAAAAACATGGCAATTTCCTGTGATTATAAATTATGTTATTCAACTATTGACGACAATAGCAGAAAAATATCCCAGAAATCATTTGTAGAGTTATATAATACTGGCTTAATTTACAAGAAAAAAGCTCCCATTATCATTTGCCCGCAATGCCAGACAGCAATTGCCCAAGTAGAGATGGAAGATGCTGAACAGCAGTCATTTTTGAATTATATTGAAGCAGAAGCTGAAGACGGAGAAAAGATGGTATTTGCAACAACAAGACCAGAATTAATCTATGCTTGCGTTGGGATGTCAGTGCATCCTGAAGATCCGCGTTATAAGCATTTAATCGGCAAAAAAATTACGTTGCCGTTGACAAAAAAACAGGTTGAACTTATCCAAGATGAAAAAACTATTCCTGAATTTGGAACGGGTGTAGTTTATTATTGCACCTATGGAGGATTAGATTGTGTTGAATGGATGGCGCGCCATCCCGGTGTTAAGCCAATTCATATCATGGATGTTTCTGGTAGATATAATGAGCTTGCAGGCCACTACAAAGGCATGACATCAAAAGAAGCGCGAAAACAAGTGGTTGAAGATTTGAAAAAAATAGGAGCATTAAAAGAACAAAAACCATTAAAACATACGGTGAATGTCCATGAACGATGCGGTACTGATATCGAGTATGTTGCTTCTGAACAATGGTTTGTCAAATATTTGGATTTGCGAGAGAAATTCCTCAAAGATGGAGATAAGCTTCACTGGTATCCGGATCATATGAAGCATCGCCTGTTCAACTGGATCAAAGGATTAAATTGGGACTGGTGTATTTCTCGACAGCGGCATTTCGGCATTCCAATTCCAGTATGGTACTGTAAAAAATGCAATGCTATGCATCTTCCTGATGAAAAACAACTGCCTGTTGATCCAACTGAATCAATGCCTAGAAAGCCATGCAAATGCGGCAGTAAAGAATTCAAGCCTGAAACTGATGTGCTTGATACCTGGGCAACCTCTTCCTTAACGCCGCAATTAGCGCAGCAATTTTTCGAAAAACATCCTATCAAAAGCAAGTTGTTTCCTATGAATTTACGTCCTCAAGCTCACGATATTATCAATTTCTGGTTGTTCTATACGTTGGTAAAATCACAACTCCACTACCAAGTGAATCCTTGGCATGATGTGATGATTAGCGGCTTTGCTCTTGATCCTCATGGAAAAAAGATGTCTAAGTCAAAAGGTAATGTAATTGAGCCGCAGGCAATGACCGGAAAATATGGTGCTGATTGTTTGAGATTTTGGGCAGCAGGATCAAAATTAGGCGATGATCTTCCCTTCCAGGAAAAAGATTTGATCACAGGAAAGAAGATGGTTACTAAATTATGGAACGCATCAAAGTTCTGCATGATGCATTTGCAGGATTACAATGGTGAAAAAGAAGAATTAAAGCTTATCGATAAATGGCTTTTAACAAAAACTGAAAAGATGATCAAGCGCTGCACTGATGCATTCAATAAATATGAATACGCCCAGACAAAAGCTGAAGTTGAAAAATTTTTCTGGCAGATAATGTGCGATAACTATGTGGAAATTGTCAAAGACAGGCTTTATAATCCTGACAAACGAGGTCATGAAGCTCGAGTTGCTTCGCAATATGTATTATATCATGGATTATTAACAACCTTAAAATTGCTGGCGCCTATCATGCCGCATATTACTGAAGCAGTGTATCAAGGATATTTTGCAGAGAAAGAAAAATACAAAAGTATTCATAATTCATCATGGCCGAGCCACAACAAAAAAGAAGAAGATAACAAGGCAGAATTTTTTGGAGATATCTTTGTAGCAATTGTCGGAGAAGTAAGAAAAATAAAATCAGAAAACAATGTTTCATTAAAGCATGAAGTTAAAATGTTAACTATAGAATGTGAGAAAGACGTGAAAAAAGCATTAGAAGCTGAACTCGATGATTTAGAAGCATGTTTAAACATCAAAAAGGTAAATTTTGGAAAAGCAACAAGGCAAGTTGCAGACAACGTTAAGATTAGTGTTGAAATGTATCTAAAAACTAACTCAGTGCAAGCAGCACAGTTCCAACAACAACCATAA
- a CDS encoding DMT family transporter, whose product MTTTLWVWFAVTTYFLWAITTLFDKYIVGNKIKNPYVNAVFFGLLSSIGILFFPLVNVHYDHWVYLVIALLGGILFILGHLPFYKILDHHEVSRVVVVWQTIPLFVLLLSYLFLQEQLSVYDYIAFFLLVAGGFIVNVTSLTLSLNKAFWYMLFSSIIFSFSYFFQKLAYNHGDFWLMFVVIIIGFFIGSCLLLLINSVRHDFYKHLVSKDKVLYGALLFKAALGIPAFLSINYAISLASVSLVNALEGLYAVFVFGGTLLTSYFLPHFVKEEISWKIFFQKSIAIVMVVVGTVLLALS is encoded by the coding sequence ATGACAACAACCTTATGGGTATGGTTTGCAGTAACTACCTATTTTTTATGGGCAATTACTACCTTATTTGATAAGTATATTGTTGGCAATAAAATAAAAAATCCTTATGTTAATGCTGTGTTTTTTGGACTACTAAGCAGTATAGGAATATTATTTTTTCCTCTTGTCAACGTACACTATGATCATTGGGTTTATCTTGTGATAGCTCTATTAGGCGGGATTTTATTTATTTTAGGGCATCTGCCTTTTTATAAAATTCTTGACCATCATGAAGTCTCACGGGTGGTTGTTGTCTGGCAAACAATACCGTTATTTGTTTTGCTTCTATCATATCTCTTTCTTCAAGAACAATTATCTGTTTATGATTATATTGCTTTTTTTCTTTTAGTTGCTGGTGGTTTTATCGTCAATGTAACTTCTTTGACGTTATCTTTGAACAAAGCATTCTGGTATATGCTCTTTTCCAGCATTATTTTTAGCTTTTCTTATTTTTTTCAGAAACTTGCTTATAACCACGGGGATTTTTGGTTAATGTTTGTAGTCATTATTATTGGTTTCTTCATTGGTTCTTGCTTGTTGCTTCTGATAAACTCTGTTCGCCATGATTTTTATAAGCATCTTGTTTCAAAAGATAAGGTTTTGTATGGAGCATTGCTCTTTAAGGCAGCTTTAGGGATTCCAGCTTTTCTCTCTATTAATTATGCTATCTCTTTAGCAAGTGTATCTTTAGTTAATGCGCTTGAGGGATTATACGCAGTGTTTGTATTTGGTGGCACTTTACTAACTTCTTATTTTCTCCCTCATTTTGTTAAAGAAGAAATTAGCTGGAAGATATTCTTTCAGAAAAGTATAGCTATTGTTATGGTTGTTGTTGGAACTGTGCTGCTTGCACTGAGTTAG
- a CDS encoding PRC-barrel domain-containing protein, which translates to MLKLKRITETYDTKVFTDSGEYFGDIEECIISTNKIFGWRVKSTKNSFLNKILGSAKGVIVPHQLVKSMGDIVIISKAAIPNYSSEAPEAEE; encoded by the coding sequence ATGTTAAAATTAAAAAGGATTACTGAAACATATGATACTAAAGTCTTTACTGATTCTGGTGAATATTTTGGTGACATTGAAGAATGCATTATCAGCACCAATAAAATATTTGGCTGGAGAGTAAAATCAACAAAAAATTCATTTTTAAACAAGATTCTTGGCAGTGCAAAAGGAGTAATTGTGCCTCACCAACTGGTAAAATCCATGGGTGATATTGTGATCATAAGTAAAGCTGCCATTCCAAACTATTCCAGTGAAGCGCCAGAAGCTGAAGAATAG
- a CDS encoding nascent polypeptide-associated complex protein gives MFPGMNPKMMKQAMKKLGVKQEDLPATEVIIKFEDRQIVFKQPEVSVVDMMGQETFQITGKYEEQELDTMPDINEDDIQTIVTQVGCSKEQAKKALFESKGDIAEAILNLQK, from the coding sequence TTGTTTCCTGGCATGAATCCAAAGATGATGAAACAAGCTATGAAAAAGCTTGGGGTAAAACAAGAAGATTTGCCTGCAACTGAAGTAATTATTAAATTTGAAGATCGGCAGATTGTCTTTAAACAACCTGAAGTTTCTGTTGTTGATATGATGGGGCAGGAAACATTTCAAATTACTGGTAAGTATGAAGAACAAGAATTAGATACTATGCCCGATATTAATGAAGATGATATTCAAACTATTGTTACTCAAGTTGGCTGCAGCAAAGAACAAGCAAAAAAGGCATTGTTTGAATCTAAAGGAGATATTGCAGAAGCAATTTTAAATTTGCAGAAATAA
- a CDS encoding preprotein translocase subunit Sec61beta, producing MAENRVSMPQSSGGLVRYFDEYDSKIMIKPHHIIILVVLVILLEIVLHVLGKQLLG from the coding sequence ATGGCAGAAAATAGAGTTAGTATGCCGCAGTCAAGTGGCGGATTAGTACGGTATTTTGATGAATATGATTCTAAGATAATGATTAAACCACATCATATTATTATTCTTGTTGTTCTTGTTATTTTACTTGAAATAGTATTACATGTTCTTGGAAAACAACTTCTTGGCTAG
- a CDS encoding NUDIX hydrolase encodes MAQLAHQLRHFTDYKQHVGSRYQSRLEDRATLLGVGAIIETSDGCYVFGQYSKDGKYNLISGGLDPKEDMISKDGNAGKTLSLDHGILREMHEEIGVTVYDIISMRHEMLCSALHDGSPNVVYRVQLNITCAELDR; translated from the coding sequence ATGGCTCAATTAGCTCATCAACTTCGGCATTTTACTGATTACAAACAACATGTTGGAAGCCGTTATCAATCTCGACTGGAAGATCGGGCAACGTTGTTGGGTGTTGGAGCAATTATTGAAACTTCAGATGGATGTTATGTTTTTGGACAATATAGCAAAGATGGAAAATATAATCTTATTTCTGGTGGTTTAGATCCAAAAGAAGATATGATTTCCAAAGATGGCAATGCAGGAAAAACGCTTTCTCTTGATCATGGCATATTAAGAGAGATGCATGAAGAGATTGGCGTTACTGTTTATGATATTATAAGCATGCGTCATGAAATGCTATGCTCAGCGCTACATGATGGTTCGCCTAATGTAGTTTATCGTGTTCAACTAAACATTACTTGTGCTGAATTAGACCGGTGA